A genome region from Lytechinus pictus isolate F3 Inbred chromosome 16, Lp3.0, whole genome shotgun sequence includes the following:
- the LOC129279355 gene encoding sialidase-1-like has protein sequence MKPPEFIHGMIGILSLCFCHVCHAFSPIVIHRQELWKSEMEAEVHLYRTPILLKLPTGDLLAFSAPRKTTGSDKSAKFIAIRRSKDGGLQWDSTRIIEDDYDVEDGLNLGSAMVDKVTNDTFVFFGYCLHTPGPCTSPYREKGVYFKVSHDWGYTWTQAINVKETNPALAGLTWAPGPGFGIQKELEPNKGRLIGCGHRVDVPFRQMQCIYSDDHGKTWQMNSPLYGLPYSQKQAVGDFTPGETQVIELTNGTIFVSIRNENKFHCHCRMQSISYDGGYSFPIPNLIIQESLVDPSVFGSLALLNGTLFLSHPYNADSRVNMTLQWSFDSGQTWPGAVQLYEGPSEYSSLAQIDHEYLGLLFERDGYKYIDFFKIRIR, from the exons ATGAAGCCGCCAGAGTTTATCCATGGGATGATTGGTATCCTTTCTCTATGTTTCTGCCATGTCTGCCATGCCTTTTCTCCCATAGTCATCCACAGACAAGAACTATGGAAGTCAGAGATGGAGGCAGAGGTGCACCTGTACAGAACCCCAATCCTCCTCAAACTCCCAACAGGTGACTTACTAGCCTTCTCTGCACCCCGCAAAACTACCGGTTCCGACAAATCTGCGAAATTCATTGCCATCCGACGATCGAAAGACGGTGGATTGCAGTGGGACTCTACTAGGATAATCGAAGATGACTATGATGTCGAGGATGGGCTTAACCTTGGTTCTGCAATGGTGGACAAGGTAACCAACGATACGTTTGTATTCTTTGGATACTGCCTTCACACCCCAGGACCATGTACATCACCCTACAGAGAGAAGGGTGTCTATTTTAAGGTTAGTCATGACTGGGGATACACATGGACCCAAGCGATCAACGTCAAAGAGACAAATCCAGCATTGGCAGGGCTAACATGGGCTCCAGGTCCAGGCTTCGGAATCCAGAAGGAACTCGAACCGAACAAAGGGAGGTTGATCGGATGCGGGCATCGTGTGGATGTTCCATTCAGACAGATGCAGTGTATATACAGTGATG ATCATGGGAAGACGTGGCAAATGAACTCTCCTCTCTATGGCTTACCGTATAGTCAGAAGCAAGCTGTAGGTGACTTCACCCCTGGTGAAACACAG GTTATTGAACTCACAAATGGAACCATCTTTGTAAGTATTCGCAACGAGAACAAGTTCCACTGCCATTGCCGAATGCAATCGATTAGTTACGACGGTGGCTACTCTTTTCCTATCCCGAACCTCATAATACAGGAATCGTTGGTCGATCCATCCGTCTTTGGGTCACTTGCCCTACTGAATGGCACGCTCTTCCTGTCGCATCCCTACAACGCGGATTCGCGCGTTAACATGACCTTGCAGTGGAGTTTCGATTCCGGCCAGACGTGGCCCGGTGCGGTACAGCTCTACGAGGGACCAAGTGAGTATTCCAGTCTGGCTCAAATTGATCACGAGTATCTAGGATTGCTTTTTGAACGCGATGGCTATAAATACATCGACTTTTTCAAAATCCGAATCAGATGA